The following proteins are encoded in a genomic region of Fervidobacterium pennivorans DSM 9078:
- a CDS encoding prepilin-type N-terminal cleavage/methylation domain-containing protein, translating to MKTGFTLIELLIVIIIIAILIAVTIYLTPASTIHISKQIRLRKILEQ from the coding sequence ATGAAAACAGGTTTCACTCTAATCGAACTGCTCATTGTTATAATAATTATCGCCATTTTGATAGCAGTGACGATATATCTAACACCTGCAAGCACAATTCACATATCAAAGCAAATCAGGTTGCGCAAAATTTTAGAGCAATAA
- a CDS encoding ABC transporter permease, translated as MTTFIIRRLLLLPLIVLGVSLIIFSLFQILGPDKLLASYVNPNVFDKLTPAELEALKEKYGLNKPFIERYGKWLFNALQGDLGWSQVGKEPVLKAIWGRFPYTLELALYALVPVVGVGIWLGVTAAVKRDKFLDHFIRIIAIVGWSFPDFVFGLLVLMVFYSVLGWFPPGNLSQWAEEIVKSPEYLKVTHLLTIDALINGRLDIFWDALRHIIGPVITLSFLWWAYLLRITRSSMLEVLSKEYVRTARAKGVPEKDVIHKHAKRNAMIPVVTVAGAMVIGLLSGTVIIEVIFNRTGIGRLAAEASVQLDYATVLGTTLFYSIILVLGNLIIDILYAVFDPRVRLG; from the coding sequence TTGACTACATTTATCATCAGAAGGTTACTTTTGTTACCCCTCATCGTGTTGGGTGTGTCGCTGATTATCTTCTCACTCTTCCAGATACTAGGTCCAGATAAGCTTCTTGCTTCATACGTTAACCCAAACGTATTTGATAAGTTGACGCCAGCTGAGCTGGAAGCTTTGAAGGAAAAGTATGGTTTGAACAAACCTTTTATTGAGAGATATGGAAAATGGTTATTCAACGCACTCCAAGGTGACCTTGGATGGTCACAGGTAGGTAAAGAACCGGTTTTGAAAGCGATTTGGGGTAGGTTCCCGTACACACTTGAACTTGCTCTGTACGCATTAGTACCAGTTGTCGGCGTAGGCATTTGGCTTGGTGTTACTGCAGCGGTTAAGCGCGATAAATTCCTTGATCACTTCATTAGGATTATCGCAATCGTTGGATGGTCTTTCCCAGACTTCGTTTTTGGATTACTCGTGCTTATGGTCTTTTATTCAGTGCTTGGTTGGTTCCCTCCGGGAAACCTTTCACAATGGGCTGAAGAAATTGTCAAGTCGCCCGAGTACTTAAAAGTCACGCATCTTCTTACAATTGATGCACTTATCAACGGAAGGCTTGATATTTTCTGGGACGCACTTAGGCATATAATAGGACCGGTTATAACACTCTCATTCCTTTGGTGGGCATATTTGTTGAGAATCACAAGGTCGAGTATGCTTGAAGTTCTTTCCAAAGAGTATGTGAGGACTGCAAGAGCAAAAGGTGTTCCTGAAAAGGACGTCATCCACAAGCACGCGAAAAGGAATGCGATGATTCCGGTTGTAACAGTTGCAGGTGCTATGGTAATAGGTTTGCTCTCCGGTACAGTTATAATCGAGGTTATATTCAACAGAACAGGTATAGGAAGATTAGCTGCTGAAGCTTCCGTTCAACTTGATTACGCAACAGTGTTAGGAACTACTCTGTTCTATTCGATAATCTTAGTGCTCGGTAACCTCATCATTGATATACTATACGCAGTATTTGATCCACGTGTCAGACTTGGTTAA
- a CDS encoding type II secretion system protein, whose translation MRKGFTLVELLIVLAVIAALMSVATPLALNAVKNAKASQVAQNFRNIRVAFENYFNTEKSTPTDLDTLKNAGYLSSVPANFELSVSGPTGGEYTVTITYTGKDVDANKVRQNGLPEATETDAGLEYTFSVQKWW comes from the coding sequence ATGAGAAAAGGTTTCACATTGGTTGAACTCTTGATTGTTCTTGCAGTTATCGCAGCGCTTATGTCAGTTGCAACACCACTTGCGCTTAACGCTGTGAAAAACGCAAAGGCAAGTCAGGTTGCACAGAATTTTAGGAACATCAGGGTAGCATTTGAAAATTACTTCAACACGGAAAAATCAACCCCGACTGACCTTGACACACTGAAAAACGCTGGATATCTTAGCAGTGTACCAGCAAACTTTGAACTATCAGTTAGTGGACCTACAGGTGGAGAATACACAGTTACAATTACGTACACAGGTAAAGATGTTGATGCAAACAAAGTTAGACAAAACGGATTACCGGAAGCAACAGAAACAGATGCGGGCTTAGAATATACATTCAGTGTGCAGAAATGGTGGTAA
- a CDS encoding CTP synthase, with protein MPEKYIVVTGGVLSGIGKGIFSASLARLLKEVGVDINVLKIDPYLNVDAGTMNPNQHGEVFVTDDGYEADLDLGHYERFLGVSMSRRNNITAGQIYSTIIQREREGKYLGSTVQVVPHVTSEIKERITSMPGKVLSIEIGGTVGDIEGEVFLEAVRELAFEKNRNDFLFIHVTYVPYLRVTNEFKTKPTQQSVQLLRKIGIQPDVIVVRSEMPIDSQSLYKIALFSGVPRDMVINLPDVGNVYQIPETLYEAGVHKLVANRLNIQIEEKPLGWSYPKSFKPYRIALVGKYLGTDDAYKSIIESIFLSGVQKPVVIDAQELEELDDEGVAQKLSSFDALIIPGGFGRRGIEGKIKAIKYARENKKPILGICLGMQLMVIEFARNVFNLKGANSTEFDVETPYPVVNMMEEQKKIMNLGGTMRLGAQKMQVLKGTKLYSIYGQEEVYERHRHRYEADTVNFGFLYKFPGEEGYKLTISGKSEFLEAIELDDHPFFVGIQYHPEYKSKVGAPHPLFTALIKAIEEVNK; from the coding sequence ATGCCTGAAAAGTACATAGTAGTAACTGGTGGTGTTTTGAGCGGTATTGGAAAGGGAATATTCTCCGCATCACTTGCGAGACTTTTAAAAGAAGTTGGGGTTGACATAAATGTGTTAAAAATAGACCCTTATTTAAATGTCGATGCAGGAACGATGAACCCAAATCAACATGGAGAGGTTTTCGTCACTGATGACGGCTACGAAGCGGACCTGGACCTCGGACATTATGAAAGATTCTTAGGTGTTAGTATGTCAAGAAGAAACAACATCACAGCAGGGCAGATATATTCGACGATAATCCAACGTGAGCGCGAAGGAAAATATCTTGGCTCCACTGTTCAAGTCGTTCCACATGTTACTTCTGAAATAAAAGAGCGAATTACATCAATGCCGGGGAAAGTGCTTTCAATCGAAATAGGAGGAACCGTTGGAGACATAGAAGGCGAAGTATTTCTTGAGGCAGTTAGAGAGCTCGCATTTGAAAAGAACAGAAACGATTTTCTGTTTATTCATGTTACTTACGTGCCTTATCTAAGAGTTACCAACGAATTCAAAACAAAACCAACGCAGCAATCTGTCCAGTTACTGAGAAAAATAGGAATTCAGCCGGATGTTATTGTTGTCAGAAGTGAAATGCCAATAGATTCCCAAAGTCTTTATAAAATAGCACTTTTCAGTGGTGTTCCAAGAGACATGGTCATAAATCTACCTGATGTTGGAAATGTCTACCAAATTCCAGAAACACTCTACGAAGCGGGTGTTCACAAACTTGTTGCCAATCGACTTAATATTCAAATCGAAGAAAAACCATTAGGCTGGTCATATCCAAAATCATTTAAACCATACAGAATAGCACTCGTTGGTAAATATCTTGGAACGGACGATGCTTACAAAAGTATCATTGAATCGATTTTCCTTTCCGGTGTTCAAAAACCAGTTGTCATAGATGCGCAGGAACTTGAGGAACTGGACGATGAAGGTGTTGCACAAAAGCTCTCCAGTTTCGATGCATTGATAATCCCAGGTGGATTTGGCAGGCGTGGAATTGAAGGCAAGATAAAAGCTATAAAATATGCGAGAGAGAACAAAAAGCCCATCCTTGGTATATGCCTTGGAATGCAACTTATGGTTATAGAATTTGCAAGAAATGTCTTCAATTTGAAAGGTGCCAATTCAACAGAATTTGATGTTGAAACTCCTTATCCCGTGGTAAATATGATGGAAGAGCAAAAGAAAATCATGAACCTTGGTGGCACAATGAGGCTCGGCGCTCAAAAGATGCAGGTTCTTAAAGGCACAAAGCTTTATAGTATTTACGGACAAGAAGAGGTTTACGAAAGACATAGACATCGATATGAGGCAGATACTGTTAACTTTGGGTTTTTATACAAATTCCCAGGAGAAGAAGGTTACAAATTAACTATATCCGGAAAGTCTGAATTTCTCGAAGCTATAGAGTTAGATGACCACCCATTCTTTGTCGGTATCCAGTATCATCCCGAATACAAATCAAAAGTTGGGGCACCGCATCCACTCTTTACCGCTTTAATAAAGGCAATAGAGGAGGTTAACAAGTGA
- the tsf gene encoding translation elongation factor Ts, protein MEINAQMVKELRERTGAGMMDCKAALAEANGDMEKAIEILRKKGLAKAAKKAGRETKEGLIISYVHHNGKIGVLLELNCETDFVARTDEFKELGNKIAMHIAAMAPRWVKREDVPADVIEKEKEIYREQLKDSGKPAQVIEKIIEGKLESFYQDNCLLEQKYALDQTISIKDMIQQAIAKIGENIQVSRFVRMQVGE, encoded by the coding sequence ATGGAAATTAACGCCCAAATGGTTAAAGAACTTCGTGAAAGAACAGGTGCTGGTATGATGGATTGTAAAGCCGCACTCGCTGAAGCAAACGGCGATATGGAAAAGGCTATAGAAATACTCAGAAAGAAAGGGCTTGCAAAAGCTGCAAAAAAGGCAGGAAGAGAAACTAAGGAAGGACTTATCATCTCTTATGTTCACCACAACGGAAAAATAGGTGTCCTTCTCGAACTCAACTGTGAAACAGACTTTGTTGCAAGAACAGATGAATTCAAAGAACTTGGAAACAAAATTGCAATGCACATTGCAGCTATGGCTCCAAGATGGGTCAAAAGAGAAGATGTCCCAGCAGATGTTATCGAAAAGGAAAAAGAAATATACAGAGAACAACTGAAAGATTCTGGTAAACCTGCTCAGGTTATCGAAAAGATAATTGAGGGAAAACTTGAAAGTTTCTATCAAGACAACTGCTTACTTGAGCAAAAATACGCGCTTGACCAAACAATTTCAATCAAAGATATGATACAACAAGCAATTGCAAAGATAGGAGAAAACATCCAGGTTTCCAGATTTGTCAGAATGCAAGTTGGAGAATAA
- a CDS encoding methionine synthase, with protein sequence MPSKKIFLARAGVIYSKAIDDEKLLEIANKIYLKGLEVAKPFVYWDVFKKDQIPETAIPGKFKQYDTFLVFISTLGNTLDEEIENLSQTSTLEAMLLDAWGSEAIEKLNDTFEQIFKSRNNCELTMRFSPGYGDLHITVNKTYVELLGVTDKITVLDTGLMIPRKTTTCIAGIVK encoded by the coding sequence ATGCCTTCCAAAAAAATCTTCCTTGCACGTGCGGGTGTGATTTATTCAAAGGCTATAGATGATGAAAAGTTATTGGAGATTGCAAACAAGATATATCTAAAAGGATTAGAAGTAGCAAAACCGTTTGTTTACTGGGATGTTTTCAAAAAAGACCAAATTCCGGAAACTGCAATACCTGGGAAATTTAAACAGTACGATACATTCCTGGTTTTCATTTCCACACTAGGAAACACTCTCGACGAAGAAATCGAAAATCTTTCGCAAACATCAACGCTTGAGGCTATGTTACTCGACGCCTGGGGTTCTGAAGCTATTGAAAAGCTCAATGACACTTTTGAACAGATTTTCAAAAGTCGTAACAACTGCGAGCTAACAATGAGATTTTCCCCGGGATACGGTGATTTGCACATAACTGTGAACAAGACTTACGTCGAACTACTTGGTGTTACAGACAAAATCACAGTGCTTGATACAGGACTTATGATTCCAAGAAAAACAACGACTTGTATTGCGGGAATTGTAAAATAG
- a CDS encoding ABC transporter permease subunit encodes MNTEFRRVLRKILRNPSAVLGFSLLIFFILVAIFAPVIAKPLNPMMLDEEGKPMKLDNPYIMPIITWSSEPVPPSREHPFGMIQGRDIFYGVVWGTRTAFYIGLTVTILSTIFGIIIGSIAGYYGGWIDEILMRITDTFMSIPFLLAAMVLTTILGNGLDKVMIAMTVFGWMGAARLIRANILQVKEEQFVLAAKALGIKDFFIIIKHILPNTIFPVLIQASMRMGSLVITAAGLSFLGLGAPLGYADWGSMLNFTRNWILGTSGSAFTYWYAVFYPGMAMVLFVLAWNLVGDALRDVFDPRLK; translated from the coding sequence ATGAACACAGAATTCAGGAGAGTTTTGAGAAAGATACTTAGGAATCCTTCTGCTGTTCTTGGTTTTTCGCTTCTTATATTCTTTATCCTCGTTGCTATATTCGCACCAGTTATTGCAAAGCCATTGAACCCGATGATGCTTGATGAGGAAGGAAAACCAATGAAGCTGGATAATCCATACATAATGCCAATTATTACTTGGAGCTCAGAACCAGTTCCACCATCACGTGAACATCCGTTTGGTATGATACAGGGAAGGGATATTTTTTACGGAGTTGTGTGGGGCACAAGGACAGCGTTCTATATTGGCTTGACTGTTACTATACTCTCTACGATTTTTGGTATAATAATTGGTTCAATTGCTGGTTATTACGGTGGATGGATTGATGAAATACTTATGAGAATTACAGATACCTTCATGTCCATCCCGTTCCTTTTGGCAGCAATGGTGCTAACCACAATCTTAGGTAACGGTCTTGACAAGGTTATGATTGCAATGACAGTTTTTGGATGGATGGGTGCCGCCAGACTTATAAGGGCTAACATTCTTCAAGTCAAAGAAGAGCAATTCGTTTTAGCTGCCAAGGCACTTGGAATTAAGGACTTCTTCATTATAATAAAACACATCCTGCCAAACACTATATTCCCAGTTCTCATTCAAGCATCGATGCGTATGGGTTCTCTTGTTATCACTGCAGCAGGTCTTTCGTTCTTGGGACTTGGTGCGCCTCTGGGATATGCCGACTGGGGCTCGATGCTCAACTTTACAAGGAACTGGATACTTGGAACAAGCGGTTCAGCTTTTACATACTGGTATGCGGTCTTTTATCCGGGTATGGCAATGGTTTTATTCGTTCTTGCCTGGAACCTTGTCGGTGATGCTTTAAGAGACGTCTTTGACCCAAGACTAAAATAA
- a CDS encoding DDE-type integrase/transposase/recombinase codes for MNNSTLSCPKCGSTSLYKNGHDKYGNQQFLCKLCHHSFKLSHSQKRKNFPFPYPKCTSCGKSMQIYKVRRSFVVFRCRACRTKDRVPFNLPEPVTLIPEKFKYFRFPIFFVLKAFVLYMKHNMSYRSLAHSLNIKVSHVTIYKWVIKLCTLFSVLFPTFTIENVFSVHADETVLVFKEQKYYVWLLVDHETNLILCWHVSKYRDMGQVKVLLEKFFGNSKPRNIELITDGLGAYESAVKLLFRNINHVVVPLGKNNQCESKFSLLKDFFRLKRGLKNTKNLAKYIQGFCVVKNLWKTHNGNINRILSQLHSFITTS; via the coding sequence ATGAACAACTCAACGCTCTCTTGTCCAAAATGCGGTTCCACCAGCTTATACAAAAACGGTCATGACAAATACGGTAACCAACAATTCCTTTGCAAACTCTGCCATCATTCTTTCAAACTCTCCCATTCTCAAAAACGCAAAAACTTCCCTTTCCCTTATCCCAAATGCACTTCTTGTGGTAAATCTATGCAAATTTACAAAGTCCGTCGCTCTTTCGTTGTCTTCCGTTGTAGAGCTTGTCGTACCAAAGATAGAGTACCTTTTAACCTCCCCGAACCAGTCACCCTTATTCCTGAGAAATTTAAATATTTCCGCTTCCCTATCTTTTTCGTCTTAAAGGCTTTTGTTTTGTATATGAAACACAATATGTCTTATCGCTCTCTTGCTCATTCTCTTAATATCAAAGTATCTCATGTCACCATATACAAATGGGTTATTAAATTGTGTACTTTATTCTCTGTACTTTTTCCAACATTTACCATCGAAAATGTTTTCTCAGTTCATGCTGATGAAACTGTTCTTGTGTTCAAAGAACAAAAGTACTATGTTTGGCTATTAGTTGATCACGAAACTAACTTAATTCTTTGTTGGCATGTCTCAAAGTATCGTGATATGGGACAAGTCAAAGTATTGCTCGAGAAGTTCTTTGGTAATTCAAAACCTAGAAACATTGAACTTATTACTGATGGACTTGGTGCATATGAAAGTGCAGTAAAGCTGTTGTTCAGAAATATCAATCACGTAGTGGTACCGCTCGGTAAAAACAATCAATGTGAATCTAAGTTTTCATTGTTGAAAGACTTTTTCCGACTCAAGCGAGGGCTGAAGAATACGAAGAACTTAGCGAAATATATTCAAGGATTTTGTGTAGTGAAGAATCTTTGGAAAACGCACAATGGCAATATCAATCGCATTCTTTCACAATTACACTCTTTCATCACTACAAGTTAA
- a CDS encoding YkgJ family cysteine cluster protein, with protein sequence MNKPIGIENPEVCKICGGKCCKTYPGLATPEDFGAPDIEKFRENLFKALSSGRWTVDWVSQEEGLYFVRPAVKGFEGSVFDHRYSGECTFLTPTGCELSFETRPESCRMLIPKIDERCDPQGYTRAVVAQRWKEYYDILIDVAIDVENSNF encoded by the coding sequence ATGAATAAACCTATCGGGATTGAAAATCCTGAAGTTTGCAAGATTTGTGGTGGAAAATGTTGTAAAACATACCCTGGACTTGCGACACCTGAAGATTTTGGGGCACCGGATATTGAAAAATTCAGAGAAAATCTGTTCAAAGCCTTATCTTCAGGTAGATGGACAGTTGATTGGGTTAGTCAGGAAGAAGGACTATATTTTGTCCGACCTGCCGTTAAAGGATTTGAGGGTAGTGTGTTTGACCATAGATATTCGGGTGAATGCACGTTTTTGACACCAACCGGATGTGAGCTTTCATTTGAAACCCGTCCAGAAAGTTGCAGGATGCTTATCCCAAAAATTGATGAAAGGTGTGATCCTCAAGGCTACACACGAGCTGTGGTGGCACAGCGCTGGAAGGAATATTATGATATTTTGATTGATGTAGCCATTGATGTAGAAAATTCCAACTTTTGA
- a CDS encoding histidinol-phosphatase HisJ family protein, which yields MSAKSKTLLADYHIHSRYSPDSQSEVEDIIETAREKGINHIIITDHYELADEHANIIDIDSYRSEMEKYSLPVGVELGWDGLKELKVNTKKFDYVLLSHHYVEEPITQESYKNYLLRLLDIMRRFDEYHTLAHLDFPRRYHRNKEPFSVELYDIISEIMKILIKNGKMLEVNTAAIEIYGEPNPSTELLKLYKSLGGRNITIGSDAHSLEQIGRGIERGIEILKELGYNYILVFDAEWREVRI from the coding sequence GTGAGCGCAAAAAGTAAAACCTTGTTAGCAGATTACCATATTCATAGTAGATACTCACCAGACTCACAGTCGGAAGTTGAGGACATAATTGAAACTGCTCGAGAAAAAGGAATAAATCACATAATAATTACAGACCACTATGAACTTGCCGATGAGCACGCGAATATCATAGATATTGATTCTTATCGTTCTGAAATGGAAAAATACTCACTTCCAGTGGGGGTCGAACTCGGTTGGGATGGGTTGAAAGAACTAAAAGTCAATACAAAGAAATTTGACTACGTTTTGCTTTCCCATCACTATGTAGAAGAACCGATTACTCAAGAGAGTTACAAAAATTACCTTCTTCGTTTGCTCGATATAATGAGAAGATTCGACGAGTATCACACACTCGCACACCTTGATTTTCCAAGAAGATATCACAGAAACAAAGAACCGTTTTCCGTGGAACTCTACGATATTATCAGTGAGATAATGAAGATACTTATCAAAAACGGCAAAATGTTAGAAGTAAACACCGCAGCTATTGAAATTTACGGAGAACCGAACCCTTCCACTGAACTTCTGAAACTTTACAAATCTCTTGGTGGCAGGAATATAACAATCGGTTCCGATGCACATTCATTGGAACAGATAGGAAGAGGAATTGAGAGAGGTATTGAAATACTCAAAGAATTAGGTTACAATTATATCTTAGTGTTCGATGCTGAATGGCGAGAAGTAAGGATTTAA
- a CDS encoding FumA C-terminus/TtdB family hydratase beta subunit, whose protein sequence is MNKIDKIALCDLRNLKAGESFYYSGTLLVMRDAAHKRIIEEERETGKLPISLYGKIIFYAGPTFSNGRMVIGPTTSKRMDKFLEYTLSKGVIATIGKGERTHEAIEAIKKYRAPYLVAPSGCAAYLSEKILDWKIVAFEELGPEAIYEITVKDFPLVVAIDCNGNLLRQNG, encoded by the coding sequence ATGAATAAAATAGATAAAATTGCTCTCTGCGATTTACGCAATTTGAAGGCAGGAGAATCGTTTTACTATTCTGGAACTCTATTAGTAATGCGTGATGCAGCGCATAAAAGGATTATCGAAGAAGAAAGAGAAACAGGCAAACTGCCAATATCTCTATATGGTAAGATTATCTTCTACGCGGGTCCTACATTTTCCAATGGTAGGATGGTAATAGGTCCAACGACGTCAAAAAGGATGGATAAATTCTTAGAATACACACTTTCAAAAGGTGTAATTGCAACTATTGGTAAAGGAGAAAGAACACATGAGGCAATAGAGGCTATAAAGAAATACAGAGCACCATATTTAGTTGCTCCGAGCGGATGTGCTGCATATCTATCGGAAAAAATCTTAGATTGGAAAATCGTTGCATTTGAAGAACTCGGACCAGAAGCAATTTATGAAATCACTGTAAAAGATTTTCCATTGGTTGTAGCTATAGATTGCAATGGGAATTTGCTTAGACAAAATGGTTAA
- a CDS encoding flavodoxin family protein: MKSIVIFYSLDGHTKFVAELLAQELTADLVELELVKPFPMKGFKKYFWCGKSSVFREKPALKTKIPNLQEYDLIVIGTPVWAGNCASPINTLLSIMSNEQKLQGKKVGIVVTNGGGTIKRCVKQIKEALQNNEFLEPLHFVNPSKEDKDEIIKKIREWVQAVN; this comes from the coding sequence ATGAAGAGCATAGTTATCTTCTATTCTCTTGATGGCCACACGAAGTTTGTTGCCGAGTTATTGGCACAAGAATTAACGGCAGATTTAGTTGAACTTGAGTTAGTAAAACCTTTCCCAATGAAAGGGTTCAAGAAATACTTCTGGTGTGGGAAATCCTCGGTCTTCAGAGAAAAACCTGCACTGAAAACTAAAATTCCAAATCTACAAGAATACGACCTGATAGTAATTGGCACTCCTGTGTGGGCAGGAAATTGCGCCTCACCTATCAATACGCTATTGTCTATAATGAGCAATGAGCAAAAACTTCAAGGAAAAAAAGTAGGTATCGTTGTTACAAACGGTGGTGGAACTATCAAAAGATGTGTGAAACAGATAAAAGAAGCTCTTCAAAACAACGAGTTCTTAGAACCTCTCCATTTCGTTAATCCATCAAAAGAGGATAAAGATGAAATCATCAAAAAGATTCGAGAGTGGGTCCAAGCCGTAAACTAA
- the uvrC gene encoding excinuclease ABC subunit UvrC: MVNPDILNDIPHKAGVYLFKKGNEYIYIGKAKDLKKRLTSHFRATSGKSKLIVEEADDLEIILVSNEKEALILEANLIFEHKPKYNAMLKDTQVYPYIRISDDEVPYLEIVRSRKGTGTFYGPYTNVAFTRQLFEVLRKVYKFRTCKKDLTSIKKPCMDYHLGLCSGVCVGEESVEEYKKRLKKLETVLSGNFSDVVAYVKTKMEQHAKLLDFENAAKYRDILMNFSKVMEAQGVVLPDQVNLDVIVGKSNTYLVLRIRSGYLIGKLLYEFEGTLEDFVEQFYVSRGAELPKIVLVEQKSRGLTKLAKVLGIEFIVPSPKAELYSELLDKAIENLNYEIGLILSNKAILRQMKELLGLSRVPYRMEGIDISHTSGKNTVASLIVFENGEVKREEYRRYKLGDILDDYASIRMLIKRRYTKHELPDLIFVDGGIGQVNAVYEALEAIGKKCDVIGLAKEEEVIVTKHGAVSLSYDHPVLRLLVKLRDETHRVANTFARQLATKRSLRTFLDEIKWIGPKRKRILLERYSSVEELKTASREEIEQLIGKKAAESLLNELSYLKDI; this comes from the coding sequence ATGGTTAATCCAGATATACTAAATGATATTCCTCACAAAGCTGGGGTGTATTTATTTAAAAAAGGCAACGAATATATCTACATTGGCAAGGCAAAGGACCTGAAAAAAAGGTTAACATCACACTTTAGAGCAACCTCAGGGAAGAGTAAGCTAATCGTAGAGGAAGCGGACGATTTGGAAATTATATTGGTTTCAAATGAAAAGGAAGCACTAATCCTTGAAGCCAATTTGATTTTTGAACACAAACCAAAATACAACGCTATGCTAAAAGATACACAAGTATATCCTTACATACGTATAAGTGATGATGAAGTCCCGTATTTAGAGATTGTCCGTTCACGCAAAGGCACAGGGACTTTTTACGGTCCATACACGAACGTTGCCTTTACTCGGCAACTTTTCGAAGTGCTTAGAAAAGTTTACAAATTTCGAACATGTAAGAAAGACTTAACATCGATAAAGAAACCTTGTATGGATTACCACCTTGGACTTTGTTCCGGAGTATGCGTAGGTGAGGAAAGTGTTGAAGAATATAAAAAAAGGTTGAAGAAGCTAGAAACAGTGCTTAGCGGAAACTTCTCTGATGTTGTTGCATATGTCAAAACCAAAATGGAGCAACACGCGAAACTGTTAGATTTTGAAAACGCAGCCAAGTATAGAGATATATTGATGAATTTCAGCAAAGTTATGGAAGCGCAAGGTGTAGTCTTGCCTGACCAAGTTAATTTAGATGTCATAGTTGGTAAGAGCAATACCTATTTGGTCTTGAGAATCCGTTCAGGTTATCTGATTGGTAAGTTACTTTACGAATTTGAAGGCACGCTTGAAGATTTTGTAGAACAGTTTTATGTATCGAGGGGGGCCGAACTGCCAAAGATTGTTTTAGTTGAACAAAAAAGCAGAGGGCTAACAAAACTAGCCAAAGTGCTCGGAATAGAATTCATAGTTCCATCACCTAAAGCCGAACTCTATTCCGAACTACTTGACAAGGCTATTGAAAACCTCAATTACGAAATAGGGTTGATACTTTCCAACAAGGCTATTCTTAGGCAGATGAAGGAATTGTTAGGCTTGAGTAGAGTACCTTATCGGATGGAAGGAATTGACATATCTCACACCTCCGGCAAAAATACGGTCGCTTCGCTTATAGTTTTCGAAAACGGGGAAGTCAAAAGGGAAGAGTATAGAAGATACAAATTGGGTGATATTTTAGATGACTACGCAAGTATAAGGATGCTTATAAAAAGAAGATACACTAAACATGAATTACCTGACCTCATTTTTGTTGATGGGGGCATCGGACAGGTTAATGCAGTGTACGAAGCGTTAGAAGCTATAGGTAAAAAGTGCGATGTTATTGGATTAGCCAAGGAAGAAGAGGTGATTGTAACCAAGCATGGGGCTGTGAGCTTAAGTTATGACCATCCTGTTTTGAGATTGTTAGTAAAACTCAGAGATGAAACACACAGAGTTGCAAATACGTTTGCAAGACAGCTGGCAACTAAGAGGTCCTTGAGAACTTTCTTAGATGAGATAAAATGGATAGGTCCTAAAAGAAAAAGAATATTACTTGAGCGTTACTCCTCGGTTGAAGAATTGAAAACTGCGTCAAGGGAAGAAATTGAACAATTAATTGGGAAAAAGGCTGCAGAAAGTTTATTAAACGAACTATCTTACCTGAAAGACATTTAA